The genomic interval CCGCGAATACGCGGGGCGGCAAAGGTGCTGAAAGCAAGACCACGACTGGGCTCAAAGCTCTCAAGCGCGCTCATGAGGCCAAGCGTGCCGGCGCTCACGAACTCGTCGAACTCCACGTCGGCGCCAAGGCCGGACGCGAGCTGACGAGCGACGAAGTACACAAGGCCGAGGTGCTCGTTCAATAACTGCTGGCGGGCATCGGCGTCGCCCTTCTGGTAACGCGTCCAGATCGGATCGAGGTCCATCATCTCAGTCTCTCCAGGAATGCTGGCGCGCCGCATGGGAAGCGAACGCTGTGGTGGTGATTTCAGTAACCAGTCGTGCTGCGATCTCTAATCCGGTTTGTCCGGCGCGGAACCGGTCAGCGACATACGGGAGCGGATGGGCGGCAAGAATAGCCGCCCGCAACTCTTCATCTTCAGGAATCGTGCCAGCGTATCGCAGTTCGCGGTTGAGGAACCGCGAAGCGGCACTTTGCACCGATCGAAATGCGTCAAGACCGCGTGCGGTATCTTGGCGATTGACGGCAAAATCAATCACCGCGAGCGGAGCGGCTTCGTGAATGGACTTCACCACGGCGTACGCTGCCGCGAGCGAGCCAGCGTCAATACTCGCGCTCACCACCAAGTGGTGCGCATCCAGCGTGCTCGCCACAGCACTGATCATGTCGTGCTGCGAGCCAGCATCGATCACCACCACTTCATGTTCGCGAAACGCTGGCAGGAGTTTCCTGACCGCGGAGCGACTATCCCCCCCGGCAAGCATTGCCGTGCTGATGCCGAGCTGGTCGGCAGAATCGCCGAGCATTTTGGCACGTTCATCCGCATCGTTGGCGGTGCCGACGAGCATCGTGCGCCGTGACTCCGCACCGGCAGTTACGGCCATGAGCATAGCCATCACCGACACGCCAGATCCTCGGCGTGGCGCACTCACCGCGATGATGCGCGTGTCGCCAAGTTGCGCCGCTGCGCGTCGACCGTTGAACGAACGCGGTGCGGTCATGCGAATGCGACCTGTTCGTCCGGTGCCACATCAAACGCGTTGATAATCATCGGCCCGGCCAAGTGGAGATCACCGCCGGCCAGCTGGCCATCAGTAATCCAACGGGCGGGCAGACTCAGCGCGCTCGCGATCATTGCGAGATTGGCGTCGTTGGGCACTTCATCGAGCTTCGTCAGCAACGCGTGCGACACGCCGAGCGATTCGGCGTCTTCGCGAATGTGCGACGCGAGATCAAAGCGCGTCGTAGCCGGAAAAACGAGATGCGTTTCGTCTGGATTGATCTCGCGGAGCATCGAACGCCATACGGCGCGTGCGGCACGCGGCGCGCAGCCGGGCGTGTCGACAATAATCACGTCACACGCCGCGAGGCGGCGCTGCGCGGTGTGAATGCTCTTCTGGTCGTGCACGACTTCGACGTCCAAGTCGTGCGCGTCGGCAAAGCGAATAAGGCTCTCAAACGTGCCGCTCCGGTCCGGATCAATCACGAGCAGACCGGCGCGCGACGCTCCAAACGCATCATCACTCACGGCGAGCTTCTGTGCCGTGAGTGTCTTGCCGCCGCCCGTTGGCCCCACGAGGGCTACGACATATGGACGATCGCGGCGCACGCCACGTGGTGCGAATACGGGAGGTGCGGCTGGAGTCAGCTGCCGGCGAAAGCGGGCGATCTCGCGCGCGTCCACGGCGACGACTTCGATAAATGTCTGTCGGCCCTCGCGCACCACGCGCGAGTGCGCGATCATGGCGTCGTCGCCGAGTGTCAGGCTTACGTCGCGGTACACGGTGGCCAGATCTCGGCCACGGAATCGTTCAAGCCGCATGTTTCAGCTCCCACGTCCCGATAGTGCTCAGGTTGACGAACGGTGGCAGTTCCGCGAGCGATACCACGGGCAGCTGCGGCATCACAGGCTCAATCAGACGACGTACGCCAACGCGGAGACCGGGCGGCACGAAGAGCGGCATCGTGCGCGCGTCGGGCGCGGCGGCCATAAGGTTCTGCAGTTCGCGGAGCAGTCCAGCCAAAGAATCGGGCGTGAGCAGGCTCGTGCCAGGCTGAGCCGAGCGCGGAGCAAAGAGCCCCATGAGCGATGCCTCGAGGCGCGGTCCAAGCGTAATGCCGCGCAGCGCGCCGTCTTCGCCCATGAACTGATTGGCAATGACGTTGCCGAGCGAACGGCGCACGTGCTCGGTGAGCTGTTCCGGATCTTTGACCACGTCGGCATTGTCGCCGAGCGCTTCGAGAATCGTGACCAGGTCGCGAATCGGAACGCGCTCACGGAGAAGGCGCTGCAGCACGCGGTGCAGAATGCCCAGTGAGATTTTGGCAGGCACGACTTCTTCAACAAGTGCCGGATGCGTCCGCTTGAGCGTCTCGACCATTTCCTGCACGTCCTGGCGACCGAGCAGTTCAGCGGCGTTGGCCTTGATGGTCTCCATCAAGTGCGTGGCCACCATCGTGGTCGGTTCAACTACGACGTAGCCCAGCGCTTCAGCCTCGGTGCGGCGCGACGGATTGATCCAACGCGCCGGCATACCGAAACTCGGATCCGATGCTTCGACGCCGTCAATCGGCTCGAGCACAGCGCCAGTATCGAGCGCGAGCACAAAGCGCGGGAGCACCTCGGCGCGCGCGACTTCGGAGCCGCGGAGCTTGATGATGTATTCGTTGGCCGGCAGACGGACGTCATCGCGAATGCGAATGGCCGGCACCAGAATGCCGAGGTCCACCGCGGCCTGCTTGCGGAGGAGGCTAATGCGTTCGAGCAGGTCGCCGCCCTGCGACTCGTCGATGATCGGAATGAGCGCGTAGCCCACTTCGATTTCGATCGGGTCGAGTTGCAGCAAGTCCTTGAGCGGCGACGGTGCGGGCGGTGCGGCCGCTTCGGGCACAATGCGCTCCGACTCGGCTTTCGCTTCGCGCTGATCCTGAGCGTCCGTGGCCACTTTACCAATCGCAGCAAACACACCGGCCAGAATCAAGAACGGAATCGTGGGGAGGCCCGGGATGATAGCGAAGGACGCCAACACACCACCGGTGATATACAGGGCCTTGGGCTGCGCGCCGAGCTGCGAGCTCAACACGTTGCCGAGGCGCGTGCCACCCGCGGACGTGACCATCAGGCCAGCGGCGGTGGAGACGATCAGCGCGGGAATCTGCGCGACGAGTCCTTCACCAACGGTGAGGATGGTGTACGTCGAAGCCGCATCGGCAATCGGGAGGCCGCGCTGCACCACACCAATAAAGATGCCGCCCAGAATATTGATGCCCGTAATGAGCAGGCCGGCAATCGCGTCGCCCTTTACGAACTTTGAGGCGCCGTCCATCGCGCCAAAGAAATCGGCTTGGCGGCTGATGATCGAGCGACGTTCGCGCGCGGTGGCCTCGTCAATAAGACCGGCGCTCAAGTCGGCGTCGATCGCCATTTGCTTGCCGGGCATGGCGTCAAGGGTGAAGCGCGCCGCCACTTCGGCCACGCGTCCAGCACCCTTCGTGATAACGATAAAATTGATGCCAACGAGAATCAGGAAGAGCACGAGACCCACGGCATAGTTGCCGCCGATCACGAACTTGCCGAATGCCTCAATCACCTGTCCCGCATGGCCCTGCCCAAGAATCAACCGTGTGGAACTCACGTTGAGCGCGAGGCGGAAGAGCGTGAGCAAGAGCAGCAGCGCGGGGAAGGAGCTGAACTCAAGCGGGTCTGTGGTATAGAGCGCCGCGAGCAAGACTACCAGCGACACGCCAATGGAGAGCGCCAAGAACAAGTCGAGCATGAACGGCGGCAGCGGCACCACCAGCAAGGCGATGACGAAGACGACGGCCACGGCGACGCCAACTTCGGCGATTCGCGCGCGGCGCACATCCGGGCCCGGAACGATCATGGTGCTCATACGGTGACGGCGGTTGAAGAGCGAGCCGGCGCGCCACGACGGGCGCGCTGACGAATCACAAAGGCGAGGACTTCAGCAACGGCGGCGTACAAGTCGGCGGGAATCATCATGCCGACCTGCGCCGACCCGAGCAGCGCCCAGGCCAACGGTTTGTTTTCAATGACCGGCACGTTGTTCTCGTACGCGATCTTCTTGATGCGTTCGGCGATCTTGCGCTGACCCATGGCGAGCACAATCGGCGCCGGTGCCTTGAGAGCGTCATAAAGCAGCGCCACGGCGACGTGCGTCGGGTTGACGATGATCACATCGGCCTTCGGCACGTCTTGGAACATCTGGCGACGCATCCGCGCGCGCGCCGCCGCCCGCATGCGACCCTTCATCTGCTGATCGCCTTCGGACTGTTTGGATTCCTGGCGAACCTCTTCCTTACTCATCTTGAGGTTCTTTTCGTACTGCCACCACTGAAACAGATAATCCGCCGCGGCGAGCACGAGATACGCGAGGCCGGCGCTGACGAGCATCTTCACGGAGTAGTGACGCGTCGTCTCGAGCAAGCTGGCCGGATCTCTCGACGAGAGTTCGGTGAACTCCGGCCACGCCGCCGACAGTGCGCGCCATACGGCCCAACCGATAATCGCAACCTTGAGAAGCGCCTTGATCAACTCCGCCACCTGACGCCAGCCCAACATCTGACCCGCGTTGGTCATCGGGTTGAGGCGTTCCCAGTTCGGACCGAGCGGCTTGATGGTCAAGGTGCCGCGTGCCTGAACGGTGGCAACGGTGAGTGCCGTCACGGCCACACCCGCTGCGAGAAAGGCAATGATGTACAGCGTTTCACGGCCCGTCTGCTGCAGCAATGACACGGCCGCACCTTCGCCGCCCTTCATCGCGCCCACCTGACGGAGTCCGCTCGCAAAGAGTTCGATCATTCGTGCGGAAATCGCCGGCGCCACGGTGTTGATCGTAAAGGCCGCACTCAGCATAAGCGCCGCGGTGCCGAGTTCCGGCGATCGCGGGATGCGGCCTTCTTCCTTGGCGTCTTGTCGCTTTCGCGGTGTTGCTTGTTCGGTTTTTTCCTGTTCAGAATCGTTTGCCATAATCGCGCCTCAGCGGATAGCCACGGCCATAAAGCCGCGGGCAACGACGCTGAGCATGCCGTCGTAGACACCGGACCATCCGCCGAAGAATCGGGCGATGGCCGGCAAGGAGGCGATCAGTGTCAGCAAGCCGACGGCGATCTGAATCGGGAACGAAACTGAGAGAATGTTGAGCTGCGGAGCCGCGCGTCCAAGGACGGCCAGCGCCACGTTGGTGATGAGCACGGCGGCAATCACTGGTGCCGCAAAGCGCACCCCAAAGGCAAAGAGCGCTCCGCCCAGCTGCAGCATGGCCATCATTCCGCCCGGGAGTGATACGGGCTGACCCAGCGGCAGCGCATGGAACGAGTCGGCGAGCGCCGACAGCATTTGGAGGTGCAGGTTGAACGAGAGCAGCAACGTGACGGCGAACAGCCGCATGAAGGTGCCGAGGACCGGCAGATTTTCGTTGCTGAGCGGATCGAGAATCGCCGAGCCGCTCAAGCCGATCTGCACGGCGACCACGTCGCCGGCCGTCTCGGCGGCGGCAATGAGAAGAGCCGCCCCCAGTCCGATCGAGAAACCGATGACGGTTTCCGTAATGAGCGTTGCGCCGGTGATGTGGGGTACCGTCGACATCGCCGACAAGGCCATGGGCTGCAACAGCAGGGTGAGAATGACCACGAGCATCGCGCGATACATGCGCGGCACCACGGTCTCCGACAGCGCCGGCGCGACCAACATCAATCCGCCCATGCGCGCACCGGCGAGCACGAGTGCCTCTCCGGAGCCGCGGGAGAACAGATCGAAGGGCGCGACCGCAATGTTCATGACGCGAGATTCGGAATGCTGCGGAGCAGTTCGGCGGTATAGCGCACCGCCGTCTGAATCATCCACGGCAGGCCAATCAAAAAGACCATGGCCACGGCGGTGAGTTTTGGCACGAAGGCGAGCGTCTGCTCTTGGATCTGCGTGACGGCTTGCAGAATGCTGATGATCAATCCCACGATGAGGGCGACGAGAAGCATCGGCCCTGCGAGTGAGGCGGCCAACAGCAACGCGTTGCGTGCGAGGTCGACGACGATGGTATCAGACATTAGCGGAAGCTCTGGACGAGGCCCTGAATGAGCAGTGACCACCCGTCGACGAGCACAAAGAGGAGCAGCTTGAAGGGCAGGGAGACCATCACGGGCGGCAACATCATCATGCCCATGGACATGAGCACGGAAGCCACCACGACGTCGATGACGAGAAAGGGGAGAAAGAGCGCGAAGCCAATCTGAAACGAGATGCGCAGTTCACTGGTGGCAAAGGCGGAGACGAGCACGACGAGCGGCACATCTTCCGGGCGGGAGACGGCCGGCTGGCGGCTGATGCTCATGAAGGTCACGAGATCGCGCTCGCGCACCTGGCGCAGCATGAAGGTGCGAAACGGCTTGACGCCTTCGGCGAGCATCGTGGACTGTTCCATCTTGCCGTCGAGCCAAGGCTCGAGTGCGGTGCGATTCACTTCGGTGAGCGTCGGCGTCATCACGAAGCCCGTGAGGATCAATGCCATCGCGGCAATCAACTGCCCCGGCGGGGCACTCTGCGTGCCCATCGCCTGACGCAGAAAGTGTAGGACAATGAAGATGCGGGTGAAGCCCGTCATCATCAGGATGGCCGTGGGCAGTAGCGTGAGCAGTCCCATCATGACGACCACGCCGACGGTGCCGGAGAGTCGCAGGCCACCCGCCTGTTCGCCGACGCGTAGGTCGATGCGCGGCGCGAGCTTGGCGATCATCGTGTCCGCGCGTGCGACAGTCGGGCCAGCGGTCGCGGCCTTGGCGGGCGCGGCTTTCGTTGGCGCCGTTTTGGTCGTGGCGGCAGGGTTCTGTGTCGGCGCCTTGGTTGCGGCGGATGGCTGAGCCGGCGCGGCCTTGGTCGGTGCAGCGTTTTGTACAGGGGCGGCTTTCGTCGGCGCGGCGTTCTGTGCCTGCAGCGAACCGATGGCCAACATCAGCGCGAACACCAGTCCGGTGGACTGGCGCAGCGCTTGGCGCAACGTGCCGCCGAATCCGCCAGCAACATCCGTGGTGGTCGGAACAGCAATCGCATCAGCGCCGGCCGGCGTGTCGACTTCGACCAGCGTGCGGACGCCGCCCTCACCAATGGACACCGCAATGAGTTGCTCGCCGATGCGAACAATCGCGATGCCCTGACGCGGTCCGAGCGGCAAGCGCTGGACTACCTCGAGCGGCATACGGCTGGTGCCGCTCGCCGTGGTCGGCGCATAGCGCTTGAGCAAACGGAGCGTGAGCACGAGCAGCCCGAGCACAAGCCCGAGCATGCCCATCACGCCAATGAACGACCCAATGGTCACGCGGCGGCCTCGATCGGGCTGAAGCCCTGCACCACGGAGGTGAGGCGAATGCCAAAGTGTTCGTCGATGACGACCACTTCGCCTTCGGCAAAGCGACGGTCGCCGACATAGATGTCCACCGGCTCGCCGGCCAGACGCTCGAGCTGAATGACGGACCCGCGTCCGAGGCGCAGGATTTCTTGCACGGTCATCTTGGTGCGGCCGAGCTCGATCGACACGGGCAGGTTGAGGTCGAGCAGCATAGAGAGCGGAACTTCACCCTGGCCGTTGAGGGTCGTGGTGAGTTCGGTGTAGTTGGGCTGTTGGCTGTCAGTCATGGCAGTGGTCAGAGAGAGGTCAGCGGGTGCCCGGTGCTTCTGGGGCGTCGAGGAGTCGAACTGCAAGCTTTTTGCCAATACGGCCGGCGGCGGCACTGTAGCGCTTGTGGCCGCCGATATGCAGCTCGAGCGGCGTATCCGTGGGAATGCCGGTGGGGATCACACTGCCCATCGGGAGGTTGAGCAGCTGGCGCATCGTGACGTTGAACATTGGCATCCGCGCGGTGATATCCACGTTGGTGGCGCGCAGCGAATCTTCGGCGAGTTCGCGCGTCCGACGGCGTTCCTCATCAGAGCCCGTCATTTCCTTGACGCGCTTGGAGTCGCTGGACGAGAAGAACTTGTCGAGCACGGAGAGCGGTAGGCACACCACGAGCAGCGAGGTGAGCGAGCCCGAGCTCACCTGGATGTTGGCGACGAGCACCGGATCTTCGCGGGCCACGCCCTGCACCATCTCGGGGAACGACTCAAACGTCGTGATCGCGAGGTCGAGCCCCACGAAATCTTGCCAGATCTCCGCGAGCAGGCCGGAAATGCGTTCGACGACCATACGCACGGCGAGCCGCTCGATGGGCGTCATCGCGCGCTGCATCAGCGCCGGGTTGTCACTGCCGCCAAAGAAGCGGTCGACGAGGAAGTAGGCGAACTCGTGTCCGACGTCGATCACGCCCTTTTGACCGGGCACGTTCACGATGTCAAAACCGTACGACGCGCACGGCGTCGGCAGCGAGAATGTGAACTCGCCGAAGGTGAATTGCTCCACGCTTTGCAGCTTGAGTTCCACCTGACGGCGCACGCGGCCGATCAGCCATGCTTCAAGCGATTTCGTGAGACGCTCGTACATCGCTTCGAGCGTCCGGAGACGCTCTTTGGAGACGTGGCGCGGACGGCGGAAATCGTACAGCTGCACATCTTCGCTCGTCGTGTAGCCAGGGTCGGCTGCTGCGAGCGGATCTGCGCTGCTGCCCAAGAGGGCATCGATCTCAGTCTGGGAAAGTTTTTCGGCCATGTCGAGATCCCTCTACTGAAGCACGAACTGCGGAAAGAACACGCCGCGGATCACGTTGGGTCCGAGCAGCGAATCGAGAGCCGTCTTGATTTCTTTTTTGAAGCCATCGCGTTGCGAGACGTCGGAGAGGTCTTCGGTGGTCTTGGTGCCGAAGATGCGCAGAATGGCGTCGCGTGCTTCGATCTCGCGCTTCTTGAGTTCAGCGTGCGCCAGCGCATCGCTGACTTGCAGGCCGATCGAGATGAGCAGAAAGCGCTGGCCACCAGACGCGGCCGGATTCATCACGAGGTTGTCGAGCAGTAGCACCGGGGATTCCTTGCCAGCCTCACCCTTCGCTTCCGCCTTCTTTTCCTTGCCAGCTTCCGCGCTGTCGCCGGCCGGTCGCGGAGCGAGCCGATGGGCGATGGTCGGGCCTGCCACGAATGCGCCCATCCCGACGCCGAAAACCAACCCGGCGACGATGATGATCGGTCCAAGCTTCCCCTTCTTTGGGGCTTCGGTTGCTTCGGCGACTACTTCTGTCTGCTCGTCAGCCATAATCTCGGTCTGGCAAAAGTCTGAGAGAACTGCTTTCGAGCTCTCTATAGGCAGACCCCGTGCCACCGAGACTGGACTTGAGGTTTATTAAGTCAAACCCTTTATTCGCAACGAGTTACAGTATA from Gemmatimonadota bacterium carries:
- the flhA gene encoding flagellar biosynthesis protein FlhA — encoded protein: MSTMIVPGPDVRRARIAEVGVAVAVVFVIALLVVPLPPFMLDLFLALSIGVSLVVLLAALYTTDPLEFSSFPALLLLLTLFRLALNVSSTRLILGQGHAGQVIEAFGKFVIGGNYAVGLVLFLILVGINFIVITKGAGRVAEVAARFTLDAMPGKQMAIDADLSAGLIDEATARERRSIISRQADFFGAMDGASKFVKGDAIAGLLITGINILGGIFIGVVQRGLPIADAASTYTILTVGEGLVAQIPALIVSTAAGLMVTSAGGTRLGNVLSSQLGAQPKALYITGGVLASFAIIPGLPTIPFLILAGVFAAIGKVATDAQDQREAKAESERIVPEAAAPPAPSPLKDLLQLDPIEIEVGYALIPIIDESQGGDLLERISLLRKQAAVDLGILVPAIRIRDDVRLPANEYIIKLRGSEVARAEVLPRFVLALDTGAVLEPIDGVEASDPSFGMPARWINPSRRTEAEALGYVVVEPTTMVATHLMETIKANAAELLGRQDVQEMVETLKRTHPALVEEVVPAKISLGILHRVLQRLLRERVPIRDLVTILEALGDNADVVKDPEQLTEHVRRSLGNVIANQFMGEDGALRGITLGPRLEASLMGLFAPRSAQPGTSLLTPDSLAGLLRELQNLMAAAPDARTMPLFVPPGLRVGVRRLIEPVMPQLPVVSLAELPPFVNLSTIGTWELKHAA
- a CDS encoding EscU/YscU/HrcU family type III secretion system export apparatus switch protein; this translates as MANDSEQEKTEQATPRKRQDAKEEGRIPRSPELGTAALMLSAAFTINTVAPAISARMIELFASGLRQVGAMKGGEGAAVSLLQQTGRETLYIIAFLAAGVAVTALTVATVQARGTLTIKPLGPNWERLNPMTNAGQMLGWRQVAELIKALLKVAIIGWAVWRALSAAWPEFTELSSRDPASLLETTRHYSVKMLVSAGLAYLVLAAADYLFQWWQYEKNLKMSKEEVRQESKQSEGDQQMKGRMRAAARARMRRQMFQDVPKADVIIVNPTHVAVALLYDALKAPAPIVLAMGQRKIAERIKKIAYENNVPVIENKPLAWALLGSAQVGMMIPADLYAAVAEVLAFVIRQRARRGAPARSSTAVTV
- the fliR gene encoding flagellar biosynthetic protein FliR; amino-acid sequence: MNIAVAPFDLFSRGSGEALVLAGARMGGLMLVAPALSETVVPRMYRAMLVVILTLLLQPMALSAMSTVPHITGATLITETVIGFSIGLGAALLIAAAETAGDVVAVQIGLSGSAILDPLSNENLPVLGTFMRLFAVTLLLSFNLHLQMLSALADSFHALPLGQPVSLPGGMMAMLQLGGALFAFGVRFAAPVIAAVLITNVALAVLGRAAPQLNILSVSFPIQIAVGLLTLIASLPAIARFFGGWSGVYDGMLSVVARGFMAVAIR
- the fliQ gene encoding flagellar biosynthesis protein FliQ, producing the protein MSDTIVVDLARNALLLAASLAGPMLLVALIVGLIISILQAVTQIQEQTLAFVPKLTAVAMVFLIGLPWMIQTAVRYTAELLRSIPNLAS
- the fliP gene encoding flagellar type III secretion system pore protein FliP (The bacterial flagellar biogenesis protein FliP forms a type III secretion system (T3SS)-type pore required for flagellar assembly.); protein product: MTIGSFIGVMGMLGLVLGLLVLTLRLLKRYAPTTASGTSRMPLEVVQRLPLGPRQGIAIVRIGEQLIAVSIGEGGVRTLVEVDTPAGADAIAVPTTTDVAGGFGGTLRQALRQSTGLVFALMLAIGSLQAQNAAPTKAAPVQNAAPTKAAPAQPSAATKAPTQNPAATTKTAPTKAAPAKAATAGPTVARADTMIAKLAPRIDLRVGEQAGGLRLSGTVGVVVMMGLLTLLPTAILMMTGFTRIFIVLHFLRQAMGTQSAPPGQLIAAMALILTGFVMTPTLTEVNRTALEPWLDGKMEQSTMLAEGVKPFRTFMLRQVRERDLVTFMSISRQPAVSRPEDVPLVVLVSAFATSELRISFQIGFALFLPFLVIDVVVASVLMSMGMMMLPPVMVSLPFKLLLFVLVDGWSLLIQGLVQSFR
- the fliN gene encoding flagellar motor switch protein FliN codes for the protein MTDSQQPNYTELTTTLNGQGEVPLSMLLDLNLPVSIELGRTKMTVQEILRLGRGSVIQLERLAGEPVDIYVGDRRFAEGEVVVIDEHFGIRLTSVVQGFSPIEAAA
- a CDS encoding FliM/FliN family flagellar motor switch protein, giving the protein MAEKLSQTEIDALLGSSADPLAAADPGYTTSEDVQLYDFRRPRHVSKERLRTLEAMYERLTKSLEAWLIGRVRRQVELKLQSVEQFTFGEFTFSLPTPCASYGFDIVNVPGQKGVIDVGHEFAYFLVDRFFGGSDNPALMQRAMTPIERLAVRMVVERISGLLAEIWQDFVGLDLAITTFESFPEMVQGVAREDPVLVANIQVSSGSLTSLLVVCLPLSVLDKFFSSSDSKRVKEMTGSDEERRRTRELAEDSLRATNVDITARMPMFNVTMRQLLNLPMGSVIPTGIPTDTPLELHIGGHKRYSAAAGRIGKKLAVRLLDAPEAPGTR
- a CDS encoding flagellar basal body-associated FliL family protein, encoding MADEQTEVVAEATEAPKKGKLGPIIIVAGLVFGVGMGAFVAGPTIAHRLAPRPAGDSAEAGKEKKAEAKGEAGKESPVLLLDNLVMNPAASGGQRFLLISIGLQVSDALAHAELKKREIEARDAILRIFGTKTTEDLSDVSQRDGFKKEIKTALDSLLGPNVIRGVFFPQFVLQ